The Martelella sp. AD-3 genome includes a region encoding these proteins:
- the moeB gene encoding molybdopterin-synthase adenylyltransferase MoeB yields the protein MTDSQAFSSEEIDRYARHIVLPEIGGAGQQALKRARVLVIGAGGLGSPILSYLAAAGIGTLGIADDDGVSLSNLQRQIIHDTGAVGAAKTESAARAIARINPHVVCRRFHERLDAGTIGDVLSGFDLLVDGSDNFDTRYMAADAAERAEVPLVTGAVGRFDGSLTVLKPYANGAGGKANPRYRDLYPKRPPEGLVPSCAEAGIVGPVTGVIGTLMAMEVIKLVTGAGEPLIGRLLLYDGLSARFETIAYARRG from the coding sequence ATGACCGACAGCCAAGCCTTTTCATCCGAAGAAATCGACCGTTATGCCCGCCACATCGTGCTGCCGGAGATCGGCGGCGCGGGCCAGCAGGCGTTGAAACGCGCCCGGGTGCTGGTGATCGGCGCCGGCGGGCTCGGCAGCCCCATCCTGTCCTATCTCGCCGCCGCCGGCATCGGCACGCTCGGCATCGCCGATGATGACGGCGTCAGCCTCTCCAACCTGCAGCGCCAGATCATTCACGACACCGGCGCCGTCGGCGCGGCGAAGACGGAGAGCGCCGCCCGGGCGATCGCCCGCATCAACCCGCATGTGGTCTGTCGCCGGTTTCACGAACGGCTAGATGCCGGCACGATCGGCGACGTGCTTTCAGGCTTCGACCTTCTGGTCGATGGCTCGGACAATTTCGACACCCGCTATATGGCCGCCGACGCGGCCGAGCGGGCGGAGGTGCCGCTGGTGACCGGCGCCGTGGGGCGCTTCGACGGGTCGCTGACGGTGCTGAAGCCCTATGCGAACGGAGCGGGCGGCAAGGCCAATCCGCGCTACCGCGACCTCTATCCCAAGCGTCCGCCCGAAGGCCTTGTGCCGTCCTGCGCCGAGGCGGGGATTGTCGGTCCCGTCACCGGCGTCATCGGCACGCTGATGGCGATGGAGGTGATCAAGCTCGTCACCGGAGCGGGCGAGCCGTTGATCGGCAGGCTTCTTCTCTATGACGGGCTTTCCGCCCGTTTCGAGACCATCGCCTATGCCCGGAGGGGGTGA
- a CDS encoding TIGR01244 family sulfur transferase has protein sequence MHTRAINNNYHVAGQLKAGDMPEAAKAGFAAVICMRPDGEGFFQPKYAEIEAAAKEAGIACYYVPVGGGHQPITQASKLKQILKETEGPVLAFCASGGRCVSLYQLALQAG, from the coding sequence ATGCATACCCGTGCAATCAACAACAACTACCACGTGGCCGGCCAGTTGAAGGCCGGGGACATGCCGGAAGCGGCGAAGGCGGGCTTTGCCGCCGTCATCTGCATGCGGCCCGACGGCGAGGGCTTTTTCCAGCCGAAATATGCCGAGATCGAAGCCGCCGCGAAGGAAGCCGGCATTGCCTGCTACTATGTGCCGGTCGGCGGCGGCCACCAACCGATCACCCAGGCATCGAAACTGAAGCAGATCCTGAAAGAGACCGAGGGACCGGTGCTGGCCTTCTGTGCCTCCGGCGGGCGCTGCGTCAGCCTCTACCAGCTTGCCCTGCAGGCCGGCTGA
- a CDS encoding MBL fold metallo-hydrolase yields MTLPFTPAPDLKPEVHGFFDPATNTISYIVRDPGSDACAVIDSVMDIDYAAGRITHESADRMVAMIREKGWRLEWLIETHVHADHLSAAPYIQEKLGGRIGIGENIVIVQDAFGKVFNEGTEFERDGSQFDRLFTDGDSYEIGGMTAHVMHTPGHTPACMTHVIGDAAFVGDTLFMPDGGSARADFPGGDARTLYRSTKRVLELPEETRLFMCHDYGPNGRDIAWETTVGEERRHNIHLHDGISEDEFVEMREKRDATLSMPRLILPSLQVNMRAGAMPRDKDGRLMLKVPVNAL; encoded by the coding sequence ATGACCCTGCCCTTTACGCCCGCGCCCGACCTCAAACCGGAGGTTCACGGGTTCTTCGATCCGGCTACCAATACGATCTCCTATATCGTGCGCGATCCGGGATCGGACGCCTGCGCCGTGATCGACAGCGTCATGGACATCGACTACGCGGCAGGACGCATCACCCACGAGAGCGCCGACCGGATGGTCGCAATGATCCGCGAGAAGGGCTGGCGGCTTGAGTGGCTGATCGAAACCCATGTTCATGCCGACCATCTGTCGGCCGCGCCCTACATCCAGGAGAAGCTCGGCGGCCGCATCGGCATCGGCGAGAATATCGTGATCGTCCAGGACGCGTTCGGCAAGGTCTTCAACGAGGGCACGGAATTCGAGCGCGACGGCTCGCAGTTCGACCGGTTGTTTACCGATGGCGACAGCTACGAGATCGGCGGCATGACGGCGCATGTGATGCACACGCCCGGCCACACGCCCGCCTGCATGACCCATGTGATCGGCGACGCGGCCTTTGTCGGCGATACGCTGTTCATGCCGGACGGCGGCTCCGCGCGCGCCGATTTCCCCGGCGGCGATGCCCGTACGCTTTACCGCTCCACCAAGCGCGTCCTCGAACTGCCGGAGGAAACGCGCCTGTTCATGTGCCATGACTACGGCCCGAACGGTCGCGACATCGCGTGGGAAACCACTGTCGGCGAGGAGCGTCGCCACAACATTCACCTGCATGACGGCATCAGCGAGGATGAATTCGTGGAGATGCGCGAAAAGCGCGACGCCACGCTTTCCATGCCGCGGCTGATCCTGCCCTCCCTGCAGGTGAATATGCGCGCCGGCGCCATGCCCAGGGACAAGGACGGCCGGCTGATGCTGAAAGTGCCGGTCAACGCGCTCTGA